A region of Dermochelys coriacea isolate rDerCor1 chromosome 1, rDerCor1.pri.v4, whole genome shotgun sequence DNA encodes the following proteins:
- the LOC119860354 gene encoding olfactory receptor 52R1-like gives MHETPLCLSVGHLLSYSMSDSNSTDFTNPSTFILLGISGLQAAHVWISIPFCAMYAIAILGNFTILFIVKREPSLHGPMYYFLCMLVVTDLVLSTAVLPKMLSIFWFNSREINFSACLTQMFFLLSFSVMHSGILVAMAFDRYVAICDPLRHSTTLTNPVVAKLGLAVVLRGVMLILPYLFLARRWPYCRNNIIPYTYCKHIAVLKLACADISIISYYILSVAFLVIGLDVFFIAVSYTQILRAIFSLPTKDARLKTFGTCGSHLCVILASYTTHLFSALTERFGHNMALHFHVLMDNVYLLVPPMLNPIIYGMRTQQIRDRLLQLFSHKGI, from the coding sequence ATGCATGAAACACCGTTGTGCCTCAGCGTTGGACACCTTCTCTCCTActccatgtcagattccaacTCAACCGacttcaccaacccctccaccttcatcctgcTGGGCATTTCTGGCCTGCAGGCAGCCCATGTCTGGATCTCCATCCCCTTTTGTGCCATGTATGCCATAGCCATCTTGGGGAACTTCACCATCCTGTTCATCGTGAAGAGGGAGCCGAGCCTCCATGGGcccatgtactatttcctctgcatgctggTTGTCACCGACCTGGTCCTGTCTACGGCCGTCCTAcccaaaatgctgagcatcttctggttcaattccagggagatcaatttcagtgcctgcctcacTCAGATGTTCTTCCTTCTCAGCTTCTCTGTGATGCATTCTGGGATCCTCGTGGCCATGGCTTTTGATCGCTACGTGGCCATCTGTgatcccctgagacattccaccaCTCTGACAAACCCTGTGGTGGCCAAACTTGGCCTGGCTGTAGTGCTGCGTGGTGTCATGCTCATACTGCCCTATCTCTTCCTAGCAAGGAGGTGGCCATATTGTAGAAACAATATCATTCCCTATACATATTGCAAGCACATAGCTGTATTGAAGCTGGCCTGTGCCGACATCAGCATCATTAGTTACTACATCCTCTCTGTGGCATTCTTGGTGATCGGTCTGGATGTATTTTTTATTGCTGTGTCCTATACCCAGATCCTCAGGGCCATCTTCAGCCTCCCAACAAAGGATGCCCGCCTCAAGACTTTTGGGACCTGTGGCTCCCACCTGTGTGTCATCTTAGCTTCTTACACCACACATCTCTTCTCCGCCCTCACGGAACGGTTTGGGCACAATATGGCCCTGCATTTCCATGTTCTCATGGACAATGTGTATCTCCTGGTGCCCCCCATGTTAAACCCCATCATCTATGGGATGAGGACTCAACAGATTCGGGATAGGCTGCTCCAGCTCTTTTCTCATAAAGGGATCTAA